The Leptospira bandrabouensis genomic sequence AGATTCCAAGGGAAAAGAAATTTATAATAAAAAAATCATCGTAAGTTCCAGTTTATTACCTGAAGATTACCAAGATTTCTTGAAAATTACTGATATCAAAACTGCCGGTAAACAAATTCCAGGCGAACTTGTTGAAATGATTACAACAGGTTCTGACCCACAAATTCATTTTGTATTTCCAACGGTTAAAGATGCAAAAACTATCAAATTAAAAATGAAGTTCATTGAAGCTCATAAAGTGAAGAAAAAATGATCAAACTATATTTTAAGTTAATGCGAATCCCTCAGTGGGTGAAAAACGTCATCTTATTTGCGGGATTGATTTTTTCTAAAAAAGTTTTTGAACTTCCTTCGTTAACAAAAGTTTGTTTGGCATTCCTTTGTTTTTCTCTCGTAGCAAGTTGCCAATATGTGTTTAACGATTTTTTAGACCAAAAAGAAGATGCAAAACATCCTGAAAAAAAAAATAGGCCACTTGCTAGCGGAGAATTAGATTCTGGAATTGCTTTGGCAATTACAGGTGTGATCCTTCCTATCGCACTCATTGGTGCTTATAAACTTTCTCCCGTTTTCTTTTATCTTACCATCTTCTATTTACTTTTTAATATGTTGTACAGTAAAGTTCTGAAACATATTGTAATTTTGGATGTAATGAGTATCTCCATTGGATTTGTGTTACGTGCCATTGCTGGTGCGGTTGTCATTGGAGTGGAATTTTCTCATTGGTTGTTACTCTGTACTTTTATGTTGGCACTCTTTTGGGGTTTTTCCAAACGAAGAGGCGAGATCAATATTCTAAAAACGGATGCAGGCAAACATAGAAAGATTTTAGAAGAATATTCTATTGAGTTTTTGGATTTGATGATGGCCGTTGTTGCTACACTCACTCTTGTGAGTTATGTAATGTATACAGTGAGCCCCGAAACTGCAAAAAGTTTAGGAACTCCTTATATGGTTTATACAGTTCCTATTGTGGTATATGCCATCTTCCGGTCTTTATATATCATTTATATCAAGAACATGGGTCATAACCCAACAAAAGCCATTCTTACGGATGTGAGTGTTCTTACTTCTGGGTTTATTTGGTTACTTCTCATCTTATTTTTAATGTTTGGGAACTTATCCGGTCACACACCAGTCTTACATTAGAGACTATGAAAATTTGGAAGAAGTTACCTTATGGGTGGAAGGTCGTTTTCGCCTTTGTTTTCTTTTTTTCGACCACCTTATGTTTTGCTTATTTTAAGGGAAGGGATACAAGTCCCAGCGTTCCCATCGAAGTATTAGCAACCACTCCCACGGAGGCAAACTCCTGGAAAGGACATCCCAAGGTTGTGTATTTTTGGGCTACTTGGTGTACGGTCTGTAAGGCCTATGCTCCTATTTTGGAAGCAAACTTAAAACTATTACCAAAATCTACAGTGTTCCTATCGGTTTTAGAAGCGGAAGATTCGGAGGAAACGAAAGCGATTATGGCCCAACTTTCCCCAGAAGCAAAACGCCCTATCTATGCGGCAGACTACCGGATTTTGAAGGAATGGAGAATCTCCGCTTACCCCACAACGGTTTTTCTGAATGAAGAAGGCAGGGTTGTGTTTTCTGATACAGGAATTTTAAGCCCCTTTGGATTTTGGTTACGATCTTTTCTTTTGCGCTTTTTCTAAGTTGTCGATGATATAACATGGATTCTTCCTTCAAACCCAAACCGCTTTTGAATAAGTCGGAACTCCGACAAATCAAACGCAGTAAAACTCGGGTCGAAGGAAAGAAGGTCATCACCGATGATGTAAAAAAACTAAAGTCCCTTAAAGTTACACCAGAACTTAGCTTCCAAGAATCCATTGATTATTATAAAGAACCAATTTGGATTGAATATTACATTCCCAAGGAATCAAGGTTTGCTTTCGAAACCAAATACCTTTTTATTTTACTAGTAGATCCAAAAATTACAGAGGAACCATGTGATGCCGAAAGGAAACGTGCGGCGTCCCTCGGTGAAATTGTGGATGTATTTGCTTATATGGAATCACATCCGGAAGCCATAAGGCTTATTGAAGATTCTTATCATTCTACCATTTCTATGCATGAAACAGTACATCATATTTTCAAAGCCTATAAGGAAACGGGAGCAACTGAGGATCTTAAAACTGCCTGTTATTTGACGGAGGCACTTTTGAAATATGAACCAACCATTGCCGGCCTAACTTATTTCAGAGATTATGTAGTTTATAACTTAAATTTTTTCATTCGCACATTGAATCGTTTGAAGATAGATTTTGCTTTGGAAGATGCAACGGTTTCACTTCTTATCAAACGAAGAAATGAACTTTGGGAATTGGAAAATCGCGAAGAAGATGAGGATTTTGATTTACTTGCGGCACTTTTTTTTGAACAAGCTTTTCCAAATCGAGGTGCAGGCGAACTTTCTAGTGATGATATGTTGCTCTTTGAGTGACCAAACTTCGATTATAAAAACCAACCAAAAAGTCCTAACAAATTTTCTGTTTGTGGATGGTTAAGTTTTTTCTTAATCATTGTTGTTTCAGTTAACTGCATGGAGATGGGAATTTGTTTTTCTTGAAAAGTAAAACTGAGTTTAGTAACCGAATGGCTAGTTTCCTTCCAATCGTTTGAATTTTCTCCATCTTCTTTTAGCGGAAAGGAATGAATGAGTACATTCCAAAAATCTAATTTTGAAACTAATACTTCTGAAATAGTTCCAATCCCCGTTTTTAAATCTCTATAAAGATTTTCTTTCATAAAATCTTTGATCCCGATGGATAAAAACTGTTTTAACTTTTTTAGTTTAGAGAGTTCTGCCACCAGATTCCTTGGATCATTCATAACATCCCAATCTAAAATGAGAAAATGGCAAGGCCCAGTTTGGATTCTTTTTGTTAGAAATTCCAGGCTCCCTTCTGCAAATACAGTTTGGCCCATTGATTTTAGAAATACTGACAGATGTTTATCGAATATAGGATCTTTTGTGTAGATAACCCAAGTCAATTTTGACAAAGGTAAGGTTTTATGTGGTAAAGTGTGGATTTCTGTATATGGTTTCTCCCATAAAAGAGAAATACCAACATTTTTATAATTTTGTTTTTCTTCGTTCGTAAAGCTACCACATAAGATTGGTTCGATGCTCCAATCCAATAATTCTTTTGCTAAGTTTTGACTGGGTTTGGTAAATAGAGGAATAGAATCTGGATAATCTTTCCAATTTTTCTCTGTACATTCTTTTATGACGAGTCCTTGTACTTGTAACCAAGAAGTAATCAGGTTTTTTTCGAGGTCGGGAAGTTGTGTCAAAACAGCACCGAATAGAGTGTCCATTACGATTGTATTTTAGTTGACCCCCTAGGCTTGAAAGTCATTTTAAAAAGCATCTCCGATGAAGCTCCTTAAGCGATACGCAAACCGCAGACTTTATGATCCAGAAACTAGTTCCACCATCACTTTGGAAGATGTGGCTAAGATGATCATAGGTGGAGAAGAAATCAAAGTCCAAGACAATATGACTGGAGAAGACATCACCCCCAAAATTTTGGGACAAACCTTTCTTAAGGTAAGTTTAGGGCAAAGAAACGAAGACTTTTCGAACTTTATGTTAACCTCACTCATTCGCGAAACGGGAAGGGATGTGTCCGGGCTTTTTGAGCGATTGATTCTTGGTGGCATTGGTGCCAATTACCTTACCTCAGAACGTTTAGAAAAAATCGTAAATTCGATGGTGGAACTGGGCGAACTGACAGAGGCAGATTTTAGTCATTACCGTGAAGATCTCCTTCGCAAAATGGCCTCTCGGGCCAGTGAAAAAAAAGAACAAATCCAAAGAGATTTGGAAAAATTCAGCCAATCCATTTTGGAAGAAGACAAAGCCACACTTGGAGATCTTTCCGAAAAACTAAAAGAAGTCGCAGAAAAATTAAAAGAAAATTAACGGAATCTTCTTAGTTTTCCCGTCCTCTGTATGCAGAGGTAGTTTAGAATGATTCGAACTAGTCGTTGGATTTTGTGTGCACTGATTGTGCCTGTGACTCTTTTTGCAGAAAGTGATGAACGTTTTTTTGAAATCCAAAGAGCTCGTTTGTCCTCCTCCGATGTATTCGAAATTCGTGATGCGATTGACAAGCTTACTTTTGTTAAATCAAACAGGGGAATCCGTGATCTGATCTCTGCTTTGGAAGGTTCTTCGAATTTTCCAACAAGTCCTACGAATGCACCCACCGTTAAATTTTATGCGGCCCAAGCACTTGGAAAAAAAGGCGATAAAATTGCCATACCCTATTTAATCAAAACCTACCAAAAAGAGTCGGCCAACATTCCTGAATATAACCCCAAAAAAGGCCGCACATGGAAAGATGGTGTGGCCGATAGCACCTCAATTTCCAGTCCCTATTTTTATGAGGATGGGGAGATTCCCATCACTCTTACTTGCGGGGAAATTCTACGAACTTTAGGATCTTTGCCTTTCACTTCTGAATCAGAAGCAACCATAAAATCTGCGTTAACGAGTCCCAATTTTTACCTTCGCAGTTCGGCTGCCGATGCAATTTATCTTTCTGGAAAAAAGGATTTTTTGTCTAGTTTACTAGACAGTTTGGGTAAAGAGACAGTTCCTTATGCCAAAATTTCTCTGCTTTCTGCTGTCGTTGGATTGGAACGATTGCCGAACCAAAACTACAAAGCAGTGTTAGAATCCCTCACAGACAAAGATCCAGAGGTAAGGGTTAAAGCATCAGAAGCACTGCGCCGATTGGATTTTCGAACTTCGGCACCTTACTTAGAAAAGGTGATGCAATCAGAAAACAATGTAAAAGTTCTAAATCAAATGAAATCAGATTACCAGTTTCTTGTTTCTTTTCATACCCCATAAGTTTTCGAATTTTCATTGTGGACAAATCCGCTTTTTCTCTTAAAATGTGACAGAGCGGAGAAATTATGAAATTAAACAGCATTCTAGAAGCCATCGGAAATACACCTCACGTTAGATTGTCGCGACTTTTTGGAACAGACCATGAAGTTTATATGAAACTCGAAAGACAAAATCCAGGTGGATCGATCAAAGATCGGATTGCTCTTGCGATGATCGAAGAAGCAGAGAAATCAGGAAAATTAAAAAAGGATTCTTTTATTGTAGAACCTACTTCTGGTAACACTGGGATTGGTCTTGCAATGGTAGCAGCTGTTAAAGGATATGCAATCACACTCGTCATGCCAGAACATATGTCAGTGGAAAGAAGAAGAATTATGGCGGCCTATGGTGCTAAGTTTGAGCTCACACCGCGAGAAAAAGGAATGCCAGGTGCAATTGCAAAAGCACAAGAAATTGTGGCAGCCAACCCAAATGCTTGGATGCCTCAGCAGTTTGAAAACGAAGCCAACATCCAAGTGCATAGAGAAAAAACTGCCGAAGAAATCGCAAAGGATTTCCCAGACGGATTGGATTATATCATTACAGGAGTTGGTACTGGTGGTCATATCACTGGTTGTGCAGAAAACTTAAAGAAAAGATTTCCTAAACTCAAAGTATTTGCTGTAGAGCCAGAAGGTTCTCCTGTTCTGAGTGGCGGAAAACCTGGGCCACACCCTTTGCAAGGAATCGGTGCCGGATTCATTCCTAAAAACTGTAAAACAGAATTACTGGATGGAATCATCACCGTAGGAAAGGATGAAGCTTTTACTATGGCGGTTCTTGCTGCTAAAAAAGAAGGAATTTTTATTGGAACCTCTTCTGGTGCAAGTCTTGCTGCTGTTTCTAAAAAACTAAAAGAAATTCCAGCAGGTTCGAAGGTTCTTACATTCTGTTATGATACAGGAGAAAGATACCTATCGGTTGAAGGTTTGTTCGTTTAATAGGAATTTAAAATCACCAAACTTCTAATAGTCGAATCACCGACAAAAGCAACAACAATCGCTTCTTATTTAGATAAGGATTGGGTTGTTGTTGCTACCAAAGGTCATATCAAAGACCTTCCTCCCAAGTCCTATGGGGTAGATTTTAAAAATCAATTTGAACCAGAATATGAATGGCTAAAGGGGAAAAAGACCGTTTTTTCTGCGATTAAATCCAAAGCCAAGTTATCTTCAGTTATTTATATCGCCAGTGACCCCGATCGTGAAGGGGAAATCATCGCCAAACATTGTTATGATGAACTAGTAAAATTAAAAAAACCAATTTTTAGACTAAGGCTAAAGGAAATTTCCAAAGAGGAAGTAAGTCGCCAAATCCAATTAAAGTTAGGACTCGATCTTGCAGAAATAGAATCACAAATTGCAAGGCGTGTTGTTGATCGAATTTTTGGATTTGAAGTATCGCCTGATTTGTGGAAACAATTAAAAATCTCTTCTTTGTCGGCGGGTCGTGTACAATCTACCGTTTTGCATTGGATTTGTGAAAGAGAAAAAGAAATTCAAAATTTTTCCAAAGAAATTTATTATCAATTAAAATTACACGGATCTGTTTTCGGAGAACCTGTCGATTTAGACCACCAAACAAAAGATAAACTAGACTCTAATTCAATACAAAACCTACTGTCGGAAATAGAAATTTTACCGGAACCAACAAAATTAAAAGAACTAACATTATCTCAAATCAAAAAGAAAAATATCAAAAGAAATCCCCTTCCCGCGTTTTCTACTGCCAGTTTACAAGAAACTAGTTTTCGCCTTTTGGGATTTGATTCTAAAAAAACAATGAAACTAGCACAAATGCTTTTTGAAGGGAAAAAAATTGGAACGGGAGAGAGGGTAGGCCTTATTACCTATATGCGAACCGATAGCACTCGAGTTTCATTAGATAAGCGAGAATTAGGCGAGAAGTATTTAAATAAAAATTATCCAGGTTTACTTTCTAATCTAAATTCTACTCCCAAAAAACAA encodes the following:
- a CDS encoding TlpA family protein disulfide reductase, which codes for MKIWKKLPYGWKVVFAFVFFFSTTLCFAYFKGRDTSPSVPIEVLATTPTEANSWKGHPKVVYFWATWCTVCKAYAPILEANLKLLPKSTVFLSVLEAEDSEETKAIMAQLSPEAKRPIYAADYRILKEWRISAYPTTVFLNEEGRVVFSDTGILSPFGFWLRSFLLRFF
- a CDS encoding HEAT repeat domain-containing protein, with translation MIRTSRWILCALIVPVTLFAESDERFFEIQRARLSSSDVFEIRDAIDKLTFVKSNRGIRDLISALEGSSNFPTSPTNAPTVKFYAAQALGKKGDKIAIPYLIKTYQKESANIPEYNPKKGRTWKDGVADSTSISSPYFYEDGEIPITLTCGEILRTLGSLPFTSESEATIKSALTSPNFYLRSSAADAIYLSGKKDFLSSLLDSLGKETVPYAKISLLSAVVGLERLPNQNYKAVLESLTDKDPEVRVKASEALRRLDFRTSAPYLEKVMQSENNVKVLNQMKSDYQFLVSFHTP
- the topA gene encoding type I DNA topoisomerase is translated as MASYLDKDWVVVATKGHIKDLPPKSYGVDFKNQFEPEYEWLKGKKTVFSAIKSKAKLSSVIYIASDPDREGEIIAKHCYDELVKLKKPIFRLRLKEISKEEVSRQIQLKLGLDLAEIESQIARRVVDRIFGFEVSPDLWKQLKISSLSAGRVQSTVLHWICEREKEIQNFSKEIYYQLKLHGSVFGEPVDLDHQTKDKLDSNSIQNLLSEIEILPEPTKLKELTLSQIKKKNIKRNPLPAFSTASLQETSFRLLGFDSKKTMKLAQMLFEGKKIGTGERVGLITYMRTDSTRVSLDKRELGEKYLNKNYPGLLSNLNSTPKKQKKYSQDAHEAVIPINPNLTPDSISSYLSPDERKLYTLIWERFLISLMKPELGEETVYEFQKEKHVFSYKNEFITDFGFKAFTKSDKKKIQKQLDWKLGDRFLYKSYTIEEKQTEPPVRYTQGKLVQKMEDTGVGRPSTYGTIIETLKTRKYIVEYHKSIGPTALGLKVNDYLFLNFQDMIGESFTKDLEEKLDQVTENKESRILLIQNFYEGLLRILRSPRKKNTPLASVSFPKEEPNKPERAVAKKTSSRKKENIKLDFIESSLNPTNICPVCKQGFVKTKLGKKGKTIYFCSRYPHCDYITYEP
- a CDS encoding decaprenyl-phosphate phosphoribosyltransferase, translated to MIKLYFKLMRIPQWVKNVILFAGLIFSKKVFELPSLTKVCLAFLCFSLVASCQYVFNDFLDQKEDAKHPEKKNRPLASGELDSGIALAITGVILPIALIGAYKLSPVFFYLTIFYLLFNMLYSKVLKHIVILDVMSISIGFVLRAIAGAVVIGVEFSHWLLLCTFMLALFWGFSKRRGEINILKTDAGKHRKILEEYSIEFLDLMMAVVATLTLVSYVMYTVSPETAKSLGTPYMVYTVPIVVYAIFRSLYIIYIKNMGHNPTKAILTDVSVLTSGFIWLLLILFLMFGNLSGHTPVLH
- a CDS encoding polyhydroxyalkanoate synthesis regulator DNA-binding domain-containing protein; this encodes MKLLKRYANRRLYDPETSSTITLEDVAKMIIGGEEIKVQDNMTGEDITPKILGQTFLKVSLGQRNEDFSNFMLTSLIRETGRDVSGLFERLILGGIGANYLTSERLEKIVNSMVELGELTEADFSHYREDLLRKMASRASEKKEQIQRDLEKFSQSILEEDKATLGDLSEKLKEVAEKLKEN
- the cysK gene encoding cysteine synthase A gives rise to the protein MKLNSILEAIGNTPHVRLSRLFGTDHEVYMKLERQNPGGSIKDRIALAMIEEAEKSGKLKKDSFIVEPTSGNTGIGLAMVAAVKGYAITLVMPEHMSVERRRIMAAYGAKFELTPREKGMPGAIAKAQEIVAANPNAWMPQQFENEANIQVHREKTAEEIAKDFPDGLDYIITGVGTGGHITGCAENLKKRFPKLKVFAVEPEGSPVLSGGKPGPHPLQGIGAGFIPKNCKTELLDGIITVGKDEAFTMAVLAAKKEGIFIGTSSGASLAAVSKKLKEIPAGSKVLTFCYDTGERYLSVEGLFV